Genomic window (Dolosigranulum savutiense):
AGACAGCTTCCATTTGATCTAATTGTTCACTCATAAGTCCCTTCCTTTCTATCGCGTTATCTAGTCAATTCGAATTCGTGGATCGACAAGACTCATAATAATATCAGATATCAATGATGAAATAATTGAGATTACACCGTACAATAAGACAAGCGTAATAACAACTGGGTAATCACGTCCGTTAATTGAGCCTAGGAATAATGTTCCCATTCCACTGTAAGTGAAAATTTGTTCGATAAAGATTGATCCACTTAATAATCCGACGATAACAAATCCGATTGATGAAGCAATTGGTAAGAATGCATTTCTGAAAATGTGTTTAGAATATACTTTACCAATTGGCACACCTTTTGATCGAGCAGTCCGAACATAATCGCGACTTTTCGCATCGATAACTTCACTACGCAAGATTTGCGTAACACCGACTGTTCCAAGAACTCCCCCAGTAAATCCTGGTAAGATTAAGCGATAGATCATATCTTTGTAATAAGCCCATGTTCCCGGCTCTAAACGAATATCGACTGTTCCACCTGTTGGGAACCAACCTAATTGATAACCAAAAATAAATAACATAAGTAAGGCTAATACGAAAGTTGGAATCGCATAACTGATGTAGTTGTAAATTAAAACAAAACGATCAAACCATGAATCATCATAGCGTCCAGATAACAAACCAAATGGCAAGGCA
Coding sequences:
- the opp4B gene encoding oligopeptide ABC transporter permease, with amino-acid sequence MWKTVVRRLLIMIPQILLLSILVFVVAEFMPGDALTGLIDPNIDPARLEELREQMGLNDPLPVRYFDWITNALKGDFGRSFTYKVPVSRIIGARAINSIRLGFVSLFFAYAIALPFGLLSGRYDDSWFDRFVLIYNYISYAIPTFVLALLMLFIFGYQLGWFPTGGTVDIRLEPGTWAYYKDMIYRLILPGFTGGVLGTVGVTQILRSEVIDAKSRDYVRTARSKGVPIGKVYSKHIFRNAFLPIASSIGFVIVGLLSGSIFIEQIFTYSGMGTLFLGSINGRDYPVVITLVLLYGVISIISSLISDIIMSLVDPRIRID